In Euphorbia lathyris chromosome 10, ddEupLath1.1, whole genome shotgun sequence, a single genomic region encodes these proteins:
- the LOC136209557 gene encoding uncharacterized protein — protein sequence MDREWGSKPGSGGAASAQNEAIDRRERLRRLALETIDLAKDPYFMRNHLGSYECKLCLTLHNNEGNYLAHTQGKRHQTNLAKRAAREAKESPALPQPNKRKVNIRKTVKIGRPGYRVTKQFDPDTKQRSLLFQIEYPEIEDNTKPRHRFMSSFEQKVQPYDKRYQYLLFAAEPYEIVAFKVPSTEIDKSTPKFFSHWDPDSKMFTLQLYFKIKPPETNKPPSAPPTNGVGAPPPPPPPPQGLPAGARPPPPPIPGSLPPPPPPMANGPRPMPPGGAPPAPPPPPGGSGTMANFTPGAQAGRPPMPPQGFPGQQM from the exons ATGGATAGAGAATGGGGTTCGAAGCCCGGAAGTGGAGGCGCTGCCTCTGCTCAAAACGAGGCTATTGACCGCCGTGAGCGTCTCCGCCGCCTGGCTCTGGAGACTATCGATCTCGCAAAAGATCCGTATTTCATGCGAAATCACCTTGGAAG TTATGAGTGTAAGCTGTGTCTGACTTTACACAACAATGAAGGGAACTACTTGGCACACACCCAAGGGAAGCGACATCAAACCAATTTGGCTAAGAGAGCTGCTCGTGAGGCGAAGGAGTCCCCCGCCCTTCCCCAGCCCAACAAACGCAAAGTTAATATTCGCAAGACAG TTAAAATTGGCAGGCCTGGTTATCGTGTAACAAAACAGTTTGATCCGGATACGAAGCAAAGATCTCTTCTTTTTCAG ATAGAATATCCTGAGATAGAAGACAACACAAAGCCAAGGCATCGATTTATGTCATCTTTTGAGCAG AAAGTGCAACCCTACGATAAAAGATACCAGTATCTTTTATTTGCTGCAGAACCTTATGAGATCGTTGCTTTCAAG GTTCCTAGCACAGAAATTGATAAATCCACTCCTAAATTCTTTTCGCATTGGGATCCGGACTCAAAGATGTTCACG TTACAATTGTATTTCAAGATAAAGCCACCAGAGACAAACAAACCACCATCTGCCCCACCAACAAATGGTGTCGGAGCACCtccgccaccaccaccaccaccgcaGGGGCTACCAGCAGGAGCTAGACCACCACCGCCACCAATACCTGGATCATTGCCCCCTCCTCCTCCCCCAATGGCAAATGGCCCTAGGCCTATGCCTCCTGGTGGAGCTCCACCTGCACCGCCTCCACCTCCTGGTGGTAGTGGTACAATGGCAAATTTCACTCCCGGTGCTCAGGCAGGCAGGCCTCCAATGCCACCACAAGGTTTTCCTGGCCAACAGATGTAG